From the Excalfactoria chinensis isolate bCotChi1 chromosome 1, bCotChi1.hap2, whole genome shotgun sequence genome, one window contains:
- the CBY2 gene encoding protein chibby homolog 2: protein MSAFDLTNQSTRSTKPEMDSIFPRMKLRDETFTFIDGKWVNEVHCQPTFASQRRLLNKKMENEWSIWEENRALWEENQVLRIENRMLWEENKALQYLQTQNKGVQLVYSDAIQQSLQKDHKLSPFFPERHLGFQVSPGNRALQVVRERSSFLEFFQKQNRTVPTIWKDQQAFIVQEENKGASSVQKVTECTTEGAEGEGSLGPTSQEENDAKEESTTPTQNDTKTAPNTEDDNEILQALQDLYQILQVFLKEKCLPDDRESLHALQEEKKFFQEEYKKLKLQLNNVKNTVSDITTQMEVLEKELIAITFPIYEEEGKNVANEYQAGEI, encoded by the coding sequence ATGTCTGCTTTTGACCTGACAAACCAGAGCACACGGAGTACAAAGCCTGAGATGGACTCTATCTTCCCACGGATGAAACTGAGGGATGAGACATTTACATTTATTGATGGTAAATGGGTGAATGAGGTGCACTGCCAGCCAACATTTGCATCCCAGAGGAGACTCCTTAACAAGAAGATGGAGAACGAGTGGAGCATCTGGGAGGAGAACAGAGCCCTCTGGGAGGAAAACCAAGTCCTCCGTATTGAAAATAGGATGctctgggaagaaaacaaggcTCTGCAATATCTCCAGACACAGAACAAAGGTGTCCAGCTTGTTTACAGTGACGCCATCCAGCAAAGCCTCCAGAAGGATCATAAGCTGTCCCCGTTCTTCCCAGAGAGGCATTTAGGTTTTCAGGTCAGTCCAGGCAACAGGGCTCTCCAGGTGGTCAGGGAAAGAAGCAGCTTCTTAGAgtttttccaaaagcagaatAGAACAGTTCCCACCATTTGGAAAGATCAACAGGCCTTCATAGTCCAGGAAGAGAACAAAGGTGCCAGCTCAGTTCAGAAGGTCACTGAATGTACCACTGAGGGAGCTGAGGGAGAAGGTAGCCTTGGCCCAACCTCCCAGGAGGAGAATGATGCCAAAGAGGAGAGCACCACGCCAACCCAGAATGACACCAAGACTGCACCAAACACAGAGGATGATAATGAAATCCTTCAGGCTCTCCAGGACTTATACCAGATTCTCCAGGTGTTCCTCAAGGAGAAATGTCTTCCTGATGACAGAGAGAGCCTTCACGCTCtccaagaggagaaaaaattcTTCCAGGAAGAGTACAAGAAAttgaagctgcagctgaataATGTGAAAAACACTGTGTCAGACATTACAACTCAAATGGAAGTGCTGGAGAAAGAGCTCATCGCCATCACTTTCCCAATATATGAAGAAGAGGGGAAGAACGTGGCAAACGAATATCAGGCTGGAGAGATTTGA